One segment of Paraburkholderia caribensis DNA contains the following:
- a CDS encoding Lrp/AsnC family transcriptional regulator yields the protein MKLDRYDLAILRILARDGRITKSRLAEEVNLSISPAWERVRRLEESGLIRGYRTDVDWAKAFKGSRIIVEVTLARHTANDMRRFEERVGRAEEVVECHATGGGVDYFLHVVARDIDHYQRFIDSLLTEEVGIERYFTYVVTKVVKEGGESVPDWAEVG from the coding sequence ATGAAACTCGATCGCTACGATCTTGCGATTCTTCGCATTCTTGCGCGAGATGGGCGTATTACGAAGTCGCGGCTCGCTGAGGAAGTGAATTTGTCGATCTCGCCTGCGTGGGAGCGGGTGCGGCGGCTTGAAGAGAGTGGCTTGATTCGTGGTTATCGGACGGATGTCGATTGGGCTAAGGCATTTAAGGGTAGCCGGATTATTGTTGAAGTGACGCTGGCGCGGCATACGGCGAATGATATGCGGCGGTTCGAGGAACGGGTTGGGCGGGCGGAGGAAGTTGTGGAGTGCCATGCTACTGGCGGTGGGGTGGATTATTTTCTACACGTGGTGGCGCGGGATATTGATCACTATCAGCGGTTTATTGATTCGCTGCTCACCGAGGAGGTGGGGATTGAGAGGTATTTTACTTATGTGGTGACTAAGGTAGTTAAAGAGGGGGGGGAGTCGGTGCCCGACTGGGCTGAGGTGGGGTGA
- the doeB gene encoding N(2)-acetyl-L-2,4-diaminobutanoate deacetylase DoeB, which translates to MRASPISATIDFEADGEQHGFLKLPHSHDASAWGAVMIPITVIRNGDGPTALLTGGNHGDEYEGPIVLSKLASTLKASDVTGRVIVVPFMNYPAFRAGSRTSPIDRGNLNRSFPGKPDGGVTEKIADYFQRYLLPLADYVLDLHAGGRTLDFVPFAAVHVLADAKQQARCEAAMRAFGAPYSMRMLELDSVGLFDTAVEEAGKVFVSTELGGGGTATVSSVAVAERGVRGFLANAGVLSLHDGDHTAQRTTTLLDMPDGTCYTTCEHDGLLEMCKDLGESVEAGEVIARVHDMTRTGAKAVEYRARRGGLLAARHFPGLVRIGDTVAVVADVVERGIRV; encoded by the coding sequence ATGCGGGCTTCACCCATATCCGCGACGATCGATTTCGAGGCCGACGGCGAACAGCACGGCTTTCTGAAGTTGCCGCATTCGCATGATGCATCCGCGTGGGGCGCCGTGATGATTCCCATCACGGTGATCCGCAATGGCGACGGGCCGACCGCGTTGCTGACGGGCGGCAATCACGGCGACGAGTACGAAGGTCCTATCGTGCTGTCGAAGCTCGCATCGACGCTGAAGGCGAGCGATGTGACGGGGCGCGTGATCGTCGTGCCGTTCATGAACTATCCGGCGTTTCGCGCGGGCAGCCGTACGTCGCCCATCGATCGGGGCAATCTCAACCGAAGCTTTCCGGGCAAGCCGGACGGCGGCGTGACCGAGAAGATTGCCGACTACTTTCAGCGCTATCTGCTGCCCCTCGCGGACTATGTGCTCGACCTGCACGCGGGCGGCCGCACGCTCGATTTCGTGCCGTTCGCCGCCGTGCACGTGTTGGCGGATGCGAAGCAGCAGGCGCGTTGCGAAGCGGCGATGCGCGCATTCGGCGCGCCGTATTCGATGCGGATGCTGGAACTGGATAGCGTTGGCCTGTTCGACACGGCTGTCGAAGAAGCGGGCAAGGTGTTCGTCTCGACTGAACTGGGCGGCGGCGGCACCGCGACGGTGTCGAGCGTGGCCGTCGCCGAGCGCGGCGTGCGGGGCTTTCTTGCGAATGCGGGTGTGTTGTCATTGCATGACGGCGACCATACGGCGCAGCGCACGACAACTTTGCTCGATATGCCGGACGGTACTTGCTATACGACTTGCGAGCACGATGGGTTGCTGGAAATGTGCAAGGACCTGGGAGAAAGCGTCGAAGCGGGCGAAGTGATCGCGCGGGTTCACGATATGACGCGGACGGGTGCGAAGGCTGTCGAGTATCGTGCGCGACGCGGCGGCTTGCTTGCTGCGCGGCATTTTCCGGGGCTCGTGCGGATTGGCGATACGGTGGCCGTGGTTGCGGATGTCGTCGAGCGTGGTATTCGCGTATGA
- the doeA gene encoding ectoine hydrolase DoeA (DoeA (degradation of ectoine A) is also called EutD (ectoine utilization D).) has protein sequence MSDTPQLERDDVEQAAPMVRLPFDRSEYDARIAKTRRAMEKAQIDLLIVTDPTNMGWLTGYDGWSFYVHQCVLLALDGEPVWYGRGQDANGALRTVFMKRENIVGYPDHYVQSPERHPMDYLAREVIEARGWQARRIGVEMDNYYFSAAAFASLQRNLPNATWRDATALVNWQRAVKSPREIEYMRIAARIVEKMHARIVEQIEPGMRKSDLVAQIYSAGIMGVDGYGGDYPAIVPLLPTGADAAAPHLTWDDSPFENDAGTFFEIAGCFKRYHCPQSRTVYLGKPPKHFIDAEKAVVEGIEMGLAAAKPGNTCEDIANAFFAVLRKSGIEKNSRCGYPIGASYPPDWGERTMSLRPGDKTVLEPGMTFHFMPGLWLDDWGLEITESILITGSGVETFCNTPRKLFVKE, from the coding sequence ATGTCAGACACACCTCAACTGGAGCGGGACGATGTCGAGCAGGCGGCACCAATGGTCCGCCTGCCATTCGATCGCAGCGAGTACGACGCACGCATCGCAAAGACGCGCCGGGCAATGGAGAAGGCCCAGATCGATCTGCTGATCGTGACGGACCCGACCAACATGGGATGGCTCACCGGCTACGACGGCTGGTCGTTCTATGTGCATCAGTGCGTGCTGCTCGCGCTGGACGGCGAACCCGTCTGGTACGGCCGCGGACAGGATGCGAACGGCGCGCTGCGCACGGTGTTCATGAAGCGGGAGAACATCGTCGGCTATCCGGACCACTACGTGCAGTCTCCCGAGCGTCATCCGATGGACTATCTCGCGCGCGAAGTGATCGAGGCGCGCGGCTGGCAGGCGCGCCGCATCGGCGTCGAAATGGACAACTACTATTTCAGCGCGGCCGCATTTGCGTCGTTGCAGCGCAATCTGCCCAATGCGACATGGCGCGATGCGACGGCGCTCGTCAACTGGCAGCGCGCTGTGAAGTCGCCGCGCGAGATCGAGTACATGCGCATTGCTGCGCGCATCGTCGAGAAGATGCATGCGCGGATCGTCGAGCAGATCGAACCGGGCATGCGCAAGAGCGATCTCGTTGCGCAGATCTATTCGGCGGGGATTATGGGCGTCGACGGATATGGGGGCGACTATCCCGCGATTGTGCCGCTGCTGCCGACAGGCGCCGATGCCGCCGCGCCGCATCTCACCTGGGACGATTCGCCGTTTGAAAACGACGCGGGCACGTTCTTCGAAATTGCCGGCTGCTTCAAGCGTTATCACTGCCCGCAGTCGCGCACCGTCTATCTCGGCAAGCCGCCGAAGCATTTCATCGATGCGGAGAAGGCGGTTGTCGAAGGCATCGAAATGGGCCTTGCTGCCGCGAAGCCCGGCAACACCTGCGAGGACATCGCGAACGCGTTCTTTGCGGTGCTGCGCAAATCGGGCATCGAGAAGAACAGCCGGTGCGGTTATCCCATTGGCGCGAGCTATCCGCCCGATTGGGGCGAGCGCACGATGAGCCTGCGTCCGGGGGACAAGACCGTCCTCGAACCCGGCATGACGTTTCATTTCATGCCGGGCCTGTGGCTCGACGACTGGGGACTCGAAATCACGGAAAGCATCCTGATTACCGGGTCGGGCGTCGAGACCTTCTGCAACACGCCGCGCAAGCTGTTCGTCAAGGAGTAG
- a CDS encoding cyclodeaminase: protein MTAITLLGEAQLRELVPLDLAAIDQIESAFLSLATEAVAMPPILRLDLPEHRGEVDVKTAYLPRFDSFAIKVSPGFFDNPKLGLPSLNGLMLVLSAKTGLTEAVLLDNGYLTAVRTAAAGAVAARWLAKQHAPNVAVIGAGEQARLQLQALAMVRKVERVTVWARNRANAEQFAADMSGQLRIACEVARDVHDALAKADIAITTTPTTEPLVHAADLHPGLHITAMGSDAEHKNEIAPQALVAARYVCDRVTQTRVLGELHHAIEAGAVDAAAPHAELGQIIAGQAQGRTRDSDITLCDLTGTGAQDTAIATLAVARARAANAGTLFRNDMKR from the coding sequence ATGACAGCTATTACCCTGCTAGGCGAAGCGCAACTCAGGGAACTCGTGCCGCTCGATCTCGCCGCTATCGATCAGATCGAGTCCGCGTTTCTCTCGCTCGCGACGGAAGCCGTCGCGATGCCGCCGATCCTGCGGCTCGATCTGCCCGAGCATCGCGGCGAAGTCGATGTGAAGACGGCCTATCTGCCGCGCTTCGACAGCTTCGCGATCAAGGTCAGCCCCGGCTTCTTCGACAACCCGAAGCTCGGACTGCCGAGCCTCAATGGACTGATGCTCGTGCTGTCCGCTAAAACGGGATTGACGGAAGCGGTGCTGCTCGATAACGGCTATCTGACGGCCGTGCGTACGGCTGCCGCGGGCGCTGTTGCAGCGCGTTGGCTGGCGAAACAGCACGCGCCGAATGTCGCAGTGATCGGTGCGGGCGAACAGGCGCGTCTGCAATTGCAGGCGCTCGCGATGGTGCGCAAGGTCGAGCGCGTAACGGTATGGGCGCGTAATCGCGCGAACGCCGAGCAGTTTGCAGCCGACATGTCCGGGCAACTGCGTATCGCGTGCGAAGTGGCGCGCGACGTGCATGATGCGCTCGCCAAAGCGGACATCGCGATCACGACGACGCCCACCACCGAGCCGCTGGTTCATGCGGCCGATCTGCATCCTGGTCTGCACATCACGGCCATGGGCTCGGATGCCGAACACAAGAACGAAATCGCACCGCAAGCCTTGGTGGCGGCGCGCTATGTGTGCGACCGCGTCACGCAGACGCGTGTGCTCGGCGAACTTCATCACGCCATTGAAGCGGGCGCCGTCGATGCGGCCGCACCGCATGCGGAACTCGGACAGATCATCGCAGGACAGGCCCAGGGCCGCACGCGCGACAGCGACATCACGTTGTGCGACCTCACGGGCACGGGCGCGCAGGACACGGCCATCGCGACGCTCGCCGTCGCGCGTGCGCGCGCGGCCAATGCAGGCACCCTTTTCCGCAACGACATGAAGCGCTGA
- the eutB gene encoding hydroxyectoine utilization dehydratase EutB, which yields MSVLSLADVYAARRRIEGRVLRTPLVESPALSAVANAPVYLKLETVQPTGSFKLRGATNALVRLAETGCTRVVTASTGNHGRAVAHAARALGIEAAVCMSSLVPSNKVEAVRALGAQARIVGRSQDDAQHEAQRLVREEGYAYVPPFDHLDVIAGQATIGVEIAEDLPDVGHIVVPLSGGGLFSGVAFAAKQIAPSVRMTGVTMARGAAMHASLAAGKPVPVDELETLADSLGGGIGLDNQHTFSLTRELIDEIVLLDEASIARGIVHAYEVEHLVLEGAAAVGIAALLARRPGNAPLARGPIVLIVTGANIDMNQHRRIVGAA from the coding sequence ATGTCCGTACTTTCGCTTGCCGATGTCTACGCTGCACGCCGACGTATCGAAGGGCGCGTGCTGCGCACGCCGCTGGTCGAATCGCCTGCCTTGTCGGCCGTTGCGAACGCACCCGTCTATCTGAAACTCGAAACCGTGCAGCCGACAGGCAGCTTCAAGCTGCGCGGCGCGACGAACGCACTCGTACGCCTTGCCGAAACCGGTTGCACGCGCGTGGTCACCGCGTCGACAGGCAATCATGGGCGGGCCGTCGCGCACGCAGCGCGCGCGCTGGGAATCGAGGCGGCCGTGTGCATGTCGTCGCTGGTGCCGTCGAACAAGGTCGAGGCCGTGCGCGCGCTGGGCGCGCAGGCGCGCATCGTCGGCAGGAGTCAGGACGATGCACAACATGAAGCGCAACGCCTCGTGCGCGAAGAAGGTTACGCGTACGTGCCGCCGTTCGATCATCTCGACGTGATCGCCGGGCAGGCGACCATCGGCGTAGAGATCGCGGAAGACTTGCCTGACGTCGGGCACATCGTGGTACCGCTGTCGGGCGGCGGACTCTTTTCAGGGGTGGCGTTCGCCGCGAAGCAGATCGCGCCCAGCGTGCGCATGACGGGCGTGACGATGGCGCGCGGCGCCGCGATGCACGCGAGCCTCGCAGCAGGCAAGCCCGTGCCCGTCGATGAACTGGAGACGCTCGCGGATTCGCTGGGCGGCGGCATCGGGCTCGACAACCAGCACACGTTTTCACTGACACGCGAACTGATCGACGAGATCGTATTGCTCGACGAGGCGTCGATTGCGCGCGGCATCGTGCACGCCTATGAAGTCGAACATCTGGTGCTCGAAGGCGCTGCCGCCGTCGGCATCGCCGCGCTGCTCGCGAGGCGTCCCGGCAATGCGCCGCTTGCACGCGGCCCGATCGTGCTGATCGTGACGGGCGCCAACATCGACATGAACCAGCATCGCCGCATTGTCGGTGCAGCCTGA
- the ehuR gene encoding MocR-like ectoine utilization transcription factor EhuR, whose translation MRGFAWNGSRQVIEQWREAVGAVHGVESKYKRLVKAIAIDIESESLRAGARLPPQRDVASELSISVQTVTNAYKELERQGLIRCEVGRGSFVAERVTETMSNYMLDTAERSVIDFSIARIIHTPEHDAMWRKVCATLSKIEDQPWIRAFRPIAGFEHHRQAGIAWLQTMGMPASMDTMLVTNGAAHGIFLALASLVGPGDTVLCESLTDHGVIGSANVLGFTLKGLEIDEYGIHPEHFEEMCDSERITALVCTPTLNNPTVAMMPESRRRSIARIAERYGVFVIEDDVYGPLPVSRPAPISSHIPDLSFYCTSMSKSVLAGLRIGYLTTPRRLALRAESVLRVSSWMATSPMAEVATRWINDGTAARLVEMQRGRLAIRQAIAQKVLGPYVLGSHPQGLSVWLRVPDHWQADRLVRELRNRSIAVTSPDPFLVRGADRPNAVRLCVGAEVSDELYQEALETMRDVFEQYPQVHDFG comes from the coding sequence ATGCGCGGCTTTGCATGGAACGGGAGTCGGCAGGTGATCGAGCAATGGCGGGAAGCGGTTGGCGCGGTGCATGGCGTCGAGTCGAAATACAAGCGGCTGGTGAAGGCGATTGCGATCGATATCGAAAGCGAGTCGCTGCGCGCGGGCGCGCGTCTGCCGCCGCAGCGCGACGTCGCGTCAGAGCTGTCGATCAGCGTGCAGACCGTGACGAATGCGTACAAGGAACTGGAGCGGCAAGGGCTGATCCGTTGCGAGGTCGGGCGGGGCAGCTTCGTCGCCGAGCGCGTCACGGAAACGATGTCGAACTATATGCTCGATACGGCGGAGCGTTCCGTCATCGACTTTTCGATCGCACGCATCATCCATACGCCCGAGCACGACGCGATGTGGCGCAAGGTGTGCGCGACGCTGTCGAAGATCGAAGACCAGCCGTGGATTCGCGCATTCAGGCCGATTGCGGGCTTCGAGCATCATCGGCAGGCGGGTATTGCGTGGCTGCAGACAATGGGCATGCCCGCTTCGATGGACACGATGCTCGTCACCAATGGCGCGGCGCACGGCATCTTTCTCGCGCTCGCGTCGCTGGTCGGTCCCGGCGATACGGTGCTATGCGAAAGCCTGACCGACCATGGCGTAATCGGCTCCGCGAATGTACTTGGGTTTACGTTGAAAGGGCTGGAGATCGACGAGTACGGCATTCACCCCGAGCATTTCGAAGAGATGTGCGACAGCGAGCGCATCACGGCGCTCGTCTGCACACCCACGCTGAACAATCCCACCGTCGCGATGATGCCCGAGTCGCGACGCCGGTCGATTGCGCGGATCGCGGAGCGCTACGGCGTGTTCGTGATCGAGGACGACGTGTATGGACCGTTGCCCGTGTCGCGTCCCGCGCCCATTTCGAGTCATATTCCGGACCTGTCGTTCTACTGCACGAGCATGTCGAAGTCCGTGCTAGCTGGCTTGCGCATCGGCTATCTGACCACGCCGCGCCGGCTCGCGCTGCGCGCCGAGAGCGTGTTGCGCGTGAGCAGCTGGATGGCGACCTCGCCGATGGCGGAAGTAGCGACCCGCTGGATCAACGACGGCACGGCCGCGCGGCTTGTCGAGATGCAGCGCGGGCGGTTGGCGATCCGCCAGGCGATCGCGCAAAAAGTACTGGGCCCATATGTGCTCGGCTCGCATCCGCAAGGCTTGTCGGTATGGCTGCGCGTGCCCGATCACTGGCAGGCGGACCGGCTCGTGCGCGAGCTGCGCAACCGGAGTATTGCCGTGACGTCGCCCGATCCGTTTCTCGTGCGCGGCGCGGACCGGCCCAACGCCGTGCGCTTGTGCGTGGGCGCGGAAGTGAGCGACGAGCTCTATCAGGAAGCGCTCGAAACGATGCGTGACGTGTTCGAGCAATACCCGCAGGTGCATGACTTTGGCTGA
- the ehuB gene encoding ectoine/hydroxyectoine ABC transporter substrate-binding protein EhuB: MKSKRTSVMLGALCLAAASLAMHTQFASAETTLQRIQRTGEVRIGYANEAPFAYTQPDGKVTGESPEISRKIFGKLGVKKVDAVLTEWGSLIPGLRAGRFDVIAAGMYITPERCKQVAFADPQYQIQDTLLVMKGNPKNLHSYGDVAKQPDLKLAVMAGAVEVANSRDAGVKDAQLLQVPDTTAQLQAVRTRRADAAAGTALTMKGLASKDAGQVETVSFFKDDPNHTGYGALAFRPEDTDLRDAVNKQLHQWLGTPDHLATVGPFGFDKTNLTTKTAAQICGQ; this comes from the coding sequence ATGAAATCGAAGCGCACGTCAGTCATGCTCGGCGCCCTCTGCCTCGCGGCAGCGAGCCTCGCCATGCACACCCAGTTCGCGTCGGCTGAAACGACGTTGCAGCGCATCCAGCGCACCGGCGAGGTGCGCATCGGCTATGCGAACGAGGCGCCGTTCGCCTACACGCAGCCCGACGGCAAGGTGACGGGCGAGTCGCCGGAAATCTCGCGCAAGATCTTCGGGAAGCTCGGCGTGAAGAAAGTCGATGCCGTGCTGACGGAGTGGGGCTCGCTGATTCCAGGCCTGCGCGCCGGCCGCTTCGACGTCATCGCTGCGGGCATGTACATCACGCCCGAGCGTTGCAAGCAGGTTGCGTTCGCCGATCCGCAGTATCAGATCCAGGACACGCTGCTGGTGATGAAAGGCAACCCGAAGAATCTGCACAGCTATGGCGACGTCGCGAAGCAGCCGGACCTCAAGCTCGCGGTCATGGCGGGCGCCGTCGAAGTCGCCAATTCGCGCGACGCGGGCGTCAAGGACGCGCAACTGCTGCAGGTGCCCGACACGACAGCGCAACTGCAGGCAGTGCGCACGCGCCGCGCCGACGCCGCAGCCGGCACCGCGCTGACGATGAAGGGACTTGCATCGAAAGATGCGGGCCAGGTCGAAACCGTCTCGTTCTTCAAGGACGATCCGAACCACACGGGCTATGGCGCGCTGGCGTTCCGGCCGGAAGACACCGACCTGCGCGATGCCGTGAACAAGCAACTGCATCAATGGCTCGGCACCCCCGATCATCTCGCGACGGTCGGACCCTTCGGCTTCGACAAAACGAATCTGACCACGAAGACAGCCGCGCAAATCTGCGGCCAGTGA
- the ehuC gene encoding ectoine/hydroxyectoine ABC transporter permease subunit EhuC — protein sequence MRELFPLLLQGTLVTIQIAALGTLLAIAMAFVATAAKLAPWAPVRWLGNVYVEVFRGTSLLVQLFWFFFVLPLPPFRIELTPFTVAIVGLGLHYGAYGSEILRGALRSVPGGQFEAAVALNMSAFARMRRIILPQAMINALPPATNLMIELLKGTSLVSLITLSDLTFRARQLDEATFKTAEIFCLTLVIYFVLAQLLVALMHHFERRVSHGIIAHTSRQITQKAAS from the coding sequence ATGCGTGAACTGTTTCCCCTGCTGCTGCAAGGCACGCTCGTCACTATCCAGATCGCCGCGCTCGGCACGCTGCTCGCGATCGCCATGGCCTTCGTCGCTACGGCTGCGAAGCTTGCGCCATGGGCGCCCGTGCGCTGGCTCGGCAACGTCTATGTCGAAGTTTTTCGCGGCACGTCGCTGCTCGTGCAGTTGTTCTGGTTCTTCTTCGTGCTGCCGCTGCCGCCGTTCAGAATCGAGCTGACGCCTTTCACGGTGGCCATCGTCGGGCTTGGTCTGCACTACGGCGCATACGGCTCCGAGATTCTGCGCGGCGCGCTGCGCTCGGTGCCGGGCGGCCAGTTCGAAGCGGCCGTCGCGCTGAACATGTCGGCCTTCGCGCGCATGCGCCGCATTATCCTGCCGCAGGCGATGATCAACGCATTGCCGCCCGCGACCAACCTGATGATCGAGTTGTTGAAGGGCACTTCGCTGGTCTCGCTGATCACGCTGTCGGATCTCACGTTCCGCGCGCGCCAGCTCGACGAAGCAACGTTCAAGACCGCCGAAATCTTCTGCCTCACGCTCGTCATCTACTTCGTGCTCGCGCAACTGCTTGTCGCGTTGATGCATCATTTCGAGCGGCGCGTGAGCCACGGCATCATCGCTCACACTTCGCGTCAGATCACGCAAAAGGCGGCGTCATGA
- the ehuD gene encoding ectoine/hydroxyectoine ABC transporter permease subunit EhuD: MNHFFDLQYAAHILPDLARASVYTILITLVGFAIALVLGLVLAILRRSPIRLVSRTVGFVVEFIRSTPLLIQVYVLFYVLPAYGITMSALTAGTIGIALHYACYTSEVYRAGLNGVARGQWEAASALSLSPWRTYGGVILPQAVRPIIPALGNYLVAMFKDTPVLSAITVVELMQQAKNVGSETFRYLEPITLAGLFFLVISVTFAQLVRQLEIRLRLP, from the coding sequence ATGAATCACTTCTTCGATCTGCAGTACGCGGCGCATATCCTGCCCGACCTGGCACGCGCATCCGTCTACACGATCCTGATCACGCTGGTCGGCTTTGCGATTGCGCTCGTGCTCGGCCTCGTGCTTGCGATCCTGCGGCGCAGCCCGATCAGGCTCGTGTCGCGCACGGTCGGATTCGTCGTCGAGTTCATCCGCAGCACGCCGCTGCTGATCCAGGTCTACGTGCTGTTCTATGTGCTGCCGGCTTACGGCATCACGATGTCCGCGCTCACGGCTGGCACGATCGGCATCGCGCTGCATTACGCGTGCTACACGTCCGAGGTGTACCGTGCGGGTTTGAATGGCGTCGCGCGCGGCCAGTGGGAAGCAGCTTCCGCGTTATCGCTGTCGCCATGGCGCACGTATGGCGGCGTAATTCTGCCGCAGGCAGTGCGGCCCATCATTCCCGCGCTCGGCAATTACCTCGTCGCGATGTTCAAGGACACGCCCGTGCTATCGGCCATCACTGTGGTCGAACTGATGCAGCAGGCGAAGAACGTCGGCTCGGAAACGTTCCGTTATCTGGAGCCGATCACGCTCGCGGGACTGTTCTTCCTCGTCATCAGTGTGACGTTCGCGCAACTCGTGCGGCAGCTGGAAATTCGCCTGAGGCTGCCATGA
- the ehuA gene encoding ectoine/hydroxyectoine ABC transporter ATP-binding protein EhuA: protein MKTHADTDTTLQSESPVMEKEMKRDPVAALSETPNANGDQPMVRFAGVTKRYGALTVLDELDLEIAPNEKVAIIGPSGSGKSTLLRVLMTLDPLTSGMIEVDGEPLTHMRKNGALVPASLAHLRRVRSKIGMVFQSFNLFPHMTALANTIEAPMQVLGLSRKEATERARELLSLVGLADKCNHYPSQLSGGQQQRVAIARALAMRPKVMLFDEVTSALDPELCGEVLNVIRRLGEEHNLTMLMVTHQMGFAREFADRVCFFSQGKIIEQGPPQQFFTSPQHERTQQFLRAVREAV, encoded by the coding sequence ATGAAGACGCACGCAGACACCGACACCACTTTGCAGTCCGAGTCCCCCGTGATGGAGAAAGAGATGAAGCGAGACCCCGTTGCCGCGCTGAGCGAAACACCGAACGCGAACGGCGACCAGCCGATGGTCCGGTTCGCCGGCGTAACGAAGCGCTACGGCGCGCTCACCGTGCTCGACGAACTCGATCTGGAAATCGCGCCGAACGAGAAGGTGGCGATTATCGGACCCAGCGGCTCGGGCAAGTCGACGCTATTGCGCGTGCTGATGACGCTCGATCCGCTGACGAGCGGCATGATCGAAGTGGACGGCGAGCCGCTCACCCACATGCGCAAGAACGGCGCGCTCGTGCCCGCCTCGCTTGCGCATCTGCGTCGCGTGCGCAGCAAGATCGGCATGGTGTTCCAGAGCTTCAACCTGTTCCCGCACATGACGGCGCTCGCCAATACGATCGAAGCGCCGATGCAGGTACTCGGCCTGTCGCGCAAGGAAGCAACGGAACGCGCGCGGGAGTTGCTTTCGCTAGTCGGTCTCGCCGACAAGTGCAATCACTATCCTTCGCAGTTGTCGGGTGGCCAGCAGCAGCGCGTGGCAATCGCACGCGCCCTGGCAATGCGCCCGAAGGTGATGCTGTTCGACGAAGTGACGTCCGCGCTCGATCCCGAGCTATGCGGCGAAGTGCTGAACGTGATCCGGCGGCTCGGCGAAGAACACAATCTGACGATGCTGATGGTCACGCACCAGATGGGTTTTGCGCGCGAATTCGCGGACCGAGTGTGCTTCTTCTCGCAAGGCAAGATCATCGAGCAGGGGCCGCCGCAGCAGTTCTTCACCTCGCCGCAGCACGAACGCACGCAGCAGTTCCTGCGCGCGGTTCGCGAAGCCGTCTAA